One segment of Paenibacillus rhizovicinus DNA contains the following:
- the lexA gene encoding transcriptional repressor LexA — translation MSKLSNRQQAILEFIKAEVRDKGYPPSVREIGEAVGLASSSTVHGHLDRLEKKGLIRRDPTKPRAIEILDGEDNELPFPLAIAKVPVVGKVTAGVPITATENIEEYFPLPADKVGDDTVFILNVIGESMIEAGIHDGDYVIVRQQQNASNGDIVVAMTEDDEATVKTFYKEKDHIRLQPENSTMEPIRLRNVSILGKVIGLFRDIH, via the coding sequence GTGTCGAAACTTTCAAACCGCCAGCAGGCGATACTAGAATTCATCAAGGCGGAAGTTCGGGATAAAGGCTATCCGCCTTCTGTTCGCGAGATCGGCGAAGCGGTCGGACTGGCTTCCAGTTCTACCGTTCACGGTCACCTGGACCGTTTGGAGAAGAAGGGCCTGATTCGCCGCGACCCGACGAAGCCGCGCGCAATCGAGATTTTGGACGGCGAAGACAACGAACTTCCGTTCCCGCTCGCGATTGCCAAAGTGCCTGTCGTCGGTAAAGTTACCGCCGGCGTACCGATTACCGCAACGGAGAATATCGAAGAATACTTCCCGCTTCCGGCTGACAAAGTCGGCGACGATACCGTATTCATCCTTAACGTAATCGGCGAGAGCATGATCGAAGCCGGCATTCACGACGGCGACTACGTAATCGTCCGCCAGCAGCAGAACGCCTCCAACGGCGATATCGTCGTAGCCATGACGGAAGACGACGAAGCGACAGTCAAGACCTTCTATAAAGAGAAGGATCATATTCGTCTGCAGCCGGAGAACTCCACGATGGAACCGATCCGTCTGCGCAATGTCAGTATTCTCGGCAAAGTTATTGGACTCTTTCGCGATATCCACTAA
- a CDS encoding DUF896 domain-containing protein has protein sequence MEKIIARINELSRKNKSVGLTPEEVAERDELRRIYLDNFKSNFRNQLDTIKWAEDEEGNDGGGGSIKH, from the coding sequence ATGGAGAAAATCATCGCTCGAATTAACGAGCTTTCAAGAAAAAACAAGTCCGTCGGCTTAACGCCGGAGGAAGTGGCGGAGCGCGACGAGCTTCGTCGTATTTATCTGGACAATTTCAAGAGCAATTTCCGCAACCAGCTGGATACGATCAAGTGGGCGGAAGACGAAGAAGGCAATGACGGCGGCGGGGGTTCGATCAAGCATTAA
- a CDS encoding aldo/keto reductase, whose translation MQYRLLGRSGLAVSELCLGTMTFGNTTSEADSITMMHDFLDRGGNFLDTANVYVQGRSEEIVGKAIKNRRSEVVLATKVRMMTGERPNSGGLSRKHIMDAVEASLKRLDTDYIDLYQVHVWDQATPIDETLRALDDLISAGKVRYIGCSNFFAWQLMKSLAVSDRDRFARFISIQPQYSLVSREMDREMLSLCLEENIGIIPWAPLGGGFLTGRYTHEEPTSGRLTSKQGESSWALRSSDKNFAILEAVQAAASELDKTPSQVALAWLLQRKGITSPIFGASTLAQYEDNIGAIGWTMPESIWNRLDEASALPSEYPNRFITKFARPL comes from the coding sequence ATGCAATATCGGCTATTGGGCCGGAGCGGGCTAGCGGTTTCGGAACTATGCTTGGGTACGATGACCTTCGGCAATACGACGAGCGAAGCGGATTCCATTACGATGATGCACGATTTTCTGGACCGGGGCGGTAATTTCCTCGATACGGCCAATGTGTACGTGCAAGGCCGTTCGGAAGAAATCGTGGGGAAAGCAATCAAGAATCGTCGTTCGGAAGTCGTGCTTGCCACGAAAGTCCGGATGATGACGGGAGAACGTCCGAACAGCGGCGGCCTTTCGCGCAAACATATCATGGATGCGGTCGAAGCGAGCCTGAAACGGCTGGATACCGATTATATCGATCTCTATCAGGTGCATGTTTGGGACCAGGCAACGCCGATTGACGAGACGCTTCGTGCGTTGGATGATCTGATCTCGGCAGGCAAGGTGCGCTATATCGGCTGCTCGAACTTCTTCGCCTGGCAGTTGATGAAGTCTCTGGCCGTCAGCGACCGCGACCGGTTTGCCAGGTTTATTTCCATTCAGCCGCAGTACAGTCTTGTCAGCAGAGAAATGGACCGTGAAATGCTGTCGCTCTGCCTGGAGGAGAACATCGGCATTATTCCTTGGGCTCCGCTCGGCGGCGGGTTCCTGACCGGACGCTACACCCATGAAGAGCCGACCAGCGGCCGTTTGACGTCGAAGCAAGGAGAAAGCTCCTGGGCGCTTCGTTCCTCGGACAAAAACTTTGCCATCCTTGAAGCTGTACAAGCCGCAGCGTCTGAACTGGACAAAACGCCGTCCCAAGTGGCGCTTGCCTGGCTGCTGCAGCGCAAAGGCATTACGTCGCCAATCTTCGGCGCAAGCACGCTGGCGCAATACGAGGACAACATTGGCGCAATCGGCTGGACGATGCCGGAATCGATCTGGAACAGGCTGGATGAAGCCAGCGCGCTTCCTAGCGAATACCCGAACCGTTTCATTACCAAATTCGCCCGGCCTCTATAA
- a CDS encoding glycosyl hydrolase, whose translation MAYDWGHRFRVEPKLIDPQADDCAKRLMAYLCDTYGKRMLTGQQIGVNSTPEMEVILRETGTYPAVGGFDFMNDSPSRTERGAVGTDTALALKWWEAGGIVTFCWHWNAPKDLVDLPPDNGWHRGFYTSATTFDLAKAMADPSSEDYALLLRDIDVISGLLSQLRDAGVPVLWRPLHEASGSWFWWGAKGAEPCIQLWKLMHDRMTRLHGLHNLIWVWNGQAKDWYPGDEFVDIIGEDIYSPEQNYQSNVERFRQALSYTEAAKIIALSENGPLADPDRMIADGALWSWNCTWYGQFLHKQEDGQIVVSDQYTEREMLNNVYRHPFTVTRDELPDLRTYPLPE comes from the coding sequence ATGGCATATGATTGGGGACACCGTTTTCGAGTTGAACCGAAATTGATCGATCCGCAAGCGGATGATTGCGCGAAGAGGCTTATGGCTTACTTGTGCGATACTTACGGCAAGCGCATGTTGACAGGACAGCAGATCGGCGTCAATTCGACTCCGGAGATGGAAGTGATTCTTCGCGAGACGGGTACTTATCCGGCTGTCGGAGGATTCGATTTCATGAACGATTCGCCGTCCCGCACGGAACGGGGAGCCGTCGGAACCGATACTGCGCTTGCCTTGAAATGGTGGGAGGCAGGAGGGATCGTCACCTTCTGCTGGCATTGGAATGCGCCGAAGGATCTGGTCGATCTGCCGCCGGACAATGGCTGGCACCGCGGGTTCTACACATCGGCGACGACCTTCGATCTCGCTAAAGCGATGGCCGATCCTTCGTCAGAGGATTATGCGCTGCTGCTGCGCGATATCGATGTTATCTCCGGGCTGCTCTCGCAGCTGCGAGATGCCGGCGTACCCGTGTTATGGAGACCGCTTCATGAAGCATCGGGCAGCTGGTTCTGGTGGGGTGCCAAAGGAGCCGAACCATGCATTCAATTATGGAAGCTGATGCACGACCGAATGACTCGGCTGCATGGACTGCATAACCTCATCTGGGTGTGGAATGGACAAGCCAAGGACTGGTACCCGGGCGATGAATTCGTGGACATTATTGGGGAAGATATTTATTCGCCCGAACAGAACTATCAATCGAATGTCGAACGTTTCCGGCAGGCATTAAGCTATACGGAAGCAGCCAAAATCATCGCATTATCCGAGAACGGGCCGCTTGCCGATCCGGATCGGATGATTGCCGACGGCGCGCTCTGGTCGTGGAATTGTACGTGGTATGGACAATTTCTGCACAAGCAGGAAGACGGTCAGATCGTCGTTTCCGATCAATATACCGAACGGGAAATGTTGAACAACGTGTATCGTCATCCTTTCACCGTTACGCGCGACGAACTTCCCGATCTTAGAACGTATCCACTGCCTGAATAA
- a CDS encoding LysM peptidoglycan-binding domain-containing protein has product MLLFVGLSLLTGHADGERPAEPSAEEQVIVVNSGDTLWGIASTVRKDGEDIRRTVFDLQKRNNLSSSELEAGQTLIVPAGS; this is encoded by the coding sequence GTGTTGTTGTTCGTCGGTCTGTCCTTATTAACGGGACATGCCGACGGAGAACGTCCTGCCGAACCGAGCGCGGAAGAACAAGTCATCGTCGTCAATTCCGGCGATACGTTATGGGGAATTGCAAGCACGGTTCGTAAAGACGGCGAGGATATCCGCCGCACCGTATTCGACTTGCAGAAGCGGAACAATTTAAGCTCCAGCGAGCTGGAAGCCGGACAGACGCTTATCGTTCCTGCCGGCAGTTAA